In the genome of Bremerella sp. P1, the window TCGCCCATGAATGAATCGGTGGTTCCTTTCTCGGGGATCAGTGCCAACAAGTGGGGAAGCTTCGAGAGGTCAGCATCGCTGTCGATTCGGTAACCGCCCTCGAAGTCGCCTGACAGACTCACGGCGATGTCATTGAAGATGAGCCCCTGTCCTGCCAAGGCACGATTGATCTTCAAGATGTTATCCGCGATCAATTGCCCCGCCGCCGAGCCGAGCCCTTGCAGCGGCTTCGAGACAATATCCGCCACCGTCACCACGCTACCTGCGCTGGCACCAATCAGAAGCTTGACTCCTTGTTTGGTGATTTGCTTGACCACGGCTTTCGCAGCTGCTTCCTTCGCTTTGCTCTCTAACTTTGGATCTCCTTCGAACCAGCCGCTGTAAGTCCGAGCATACTTCAGCTTTTCGCATCTGGCCGTTATTTCGTAACCAATCACGGTAAGTTCTCCCCCGTATTTGGAACACGTGAATAGAGTTGTGTCTTTTCGAGAAGCAAATGGGATAAGGTCATCCAGAGGATGACTGGCACATCGATCCGATCAGAACGGCCAATGCATTGAAAATGGCGGTCGCTGGGTTTCGAATCTCGCCTTAACAACTTAGTTGTCACTCAAGAGGGGCTAACGTTGCCAAGAATCTCGTGAGATCGCTGTAAAAGCTGAGAATTGAGCAATATCAGGGGTTTAAAACACCTAGAAGAGAGATGATTTTTTGACAGGCACTGCGCCAAAAGACTTCGCTGGAGCAACAACTCATGCGATCTGTCTGCAGCCTAAACCCGGCTCACCGTCAGATTGTCGCGATGAATGATCTCATCGTACGGGTGATGCCCTAAGATGCCTTCGATTTGGTCGGTTCGCTTGCCCAGGATCTGGCCGATTTCTTCCGAAGTGTAATTCGTCAGACCGCGAGCAATTTCCTGGTCTTGGCCATTACAGACGCGCACGACATCCCCTTTTTGAAACGTCCCGCGTACCTGCGTTACGCCAATCGGGAGAAGGCTTTTCCCCTTATCGCCCAGTGCCTTGACGGCTCCATCATCGACGACCAATTCTCCGCGAGGTTGGACCGAGTAGCCGATCCAGCGCTTCCGCGGAGTGACGGCCTTCCCTTGGGCGAGAAAGAGAGTCCCCAGGTCTTCGCCATCCAGCAGTCGCCGCAGCACGTCCGGCTGGCGGCCTGAGGCGATGATCATGTTCTCGCCGGCCGAGGTCACCATCCGGGCAGCTTCCAGTTTGCTGGCCATGCCCCCTTTGGAATGCCCCGTCTTCTTATCGCGGGCAAAGCCCATGATCTCTTCGTCCAACTTCGGCACGACCGACAACAGCTTCGACTCCGGCAGTTCCGGTGAGCCATTGTAAAGGCCTTGGACATCAGACAGCAGAATCAGTAGCGGGGCTCGCAGAAGATTGGTGACCCGAGCCGCCAGTCGATCGTTATCGCCGAACGTGAGCATCAGTTCTTCGACCGCGACCGTATCGTTTTCGTTGATAATGGGTATCGCACCGAAATCGAGGACGCTCAGCAGCGTGTTGCGGATGTTCAGGTATCGCGTGCGGTCGTCGAGATCTTCCGCCGTGAGAAGCACCTGGGCGGCATGGCAGCCGTTATCACGCAGGACACGGTCGTACAGTTCAATCAGCTTGGCCTGCCCCACCGCCGCTACCGCTTGCAGCTTGGCCAAGTCGGTCGGACGCTGGGTCAAACCGAGCTGACTCATTCCGGCGCCAACGGCACCACTGGAGACCAGCACCACGCGTCGCCCTGCCGCGGCCAACTGCGAGAGTTGCCTCCCCAGTTGGGTGATCTGCTGCTCGCTGAGCACGCCTTGATCGGTGGTAAGAACGCGTGTTCCTACCTTCACAACGATCGTGTGGGCCGAGGTAGCGATTTCCTGCCGCAGCAAGTCGGTCATGGTGGCGAGGTTTCTCGAAGGCACTAAGTGGGTTGGTAACGATATCTTAGAGCCTGACGAGCCACTTGCCATGGGGGTTCGCGGTTTAAGTGGATGTCCAAACCGTGAATTGAATCCGCAGGCTAGTCCCCCATTGAATCGGCTTTATGCAAGGATAGTCCACCCTGCCGGAAATGCTTCCCACCCAGTCGCAGGAAAGGTTTGGGGGAATCCGAGAGTTCGAGTCGGCGACGGTTGAGGATTCGCACCTTCGCCCCTAAAATAATTGCGTGCTTGCTACTTCCGGCCCACGCCCCCATTCATGGCGATCCCGCTGATTCGATCTCGTTTGGGGGGGCTCTGTAAACTCGGCAGGATTGAACTGAAATTCTATGAGTGAACTCTTCCACGAATGTGGTATCGCGGCGATCTATCATCTCCCCTGCGACGAAGAAAGCCCTCTTTGTCCTGACCAAGGCCCGGATGAAGTCTCGCGGATCATGCCGCGAATGCTGCTCGACATTCAGAATCGCGGTCAACTTGCCGCCGGGTTCACGACTTACCACCCCAATCGCAACCAGCTGATCGATACGCACCGCGACATCGGTACCGTTCAGGAAGTCTTTCGCCTGTCGCATCGCGGCAAGAGCGAATCCCTGATGAAGGAATACGCCGGCCGCGCCGCCATTGGC includes:
- the proB gene encoding glutamate 5-kinase, translated to MTDLLRQEIATSAHTIVVKVGTRVLTTDQGVLSEQQITQLGRQLSQLAAAGRRVVLVSSGAVGAGMSQLGLTQRPTDLAKLQAVAAVGQAKLIELYDRVLRDNGCHAAQVLLTAEDLDDRTRYLNIRNTLLSVLDFGAIPIINENDTVAVEELMLTFGDNDRLAARVTNLLRAPLLILLSDVQGLYNGSPELPESKLLSVVPKLDEEIMGFARDKKTGHSKGGMASKLEAARMVTSAGENMIIASGRQPDVLRRLLDGEDLGTLFLAQGKAVTPRKRWIGYSVQPRGELVVDDGAVKALGDKGKSLLPIGVTQVRGTFQKGDVVRVCNGQDQEIARGLTNYTSEEIGQILGKRTDQIEGILGHHPYDEIIHRDNLTVSRV